In Streptomyces qaidamensis, one DNA window encodes the following:
- a CDS encoding FadR/GntR family transcriptional regulator: MAVTDEAIEKIKSMIVSGALRPGDRLPKESELAADLGLSRNSLREAVRALSLIRILDVRQGDGTYVTSLDPQLLLEALSFVVDFHRDDTVLEFLAVRRILEPAATAMAASRISEQQLDALTAQLDKLGEDPSVEDLVACDLEFHRGIVHSSGNSVLCSLLDGLSGPTTRARVWRGLTQEDAVARTLREHRAILAALRDRDAEAARSWATVHIASVEQWLRSTL; encoded by the coding sequence ATGGCAGTCACCGACGAGGCGATCGAGAAGATCAAGTCAATGATCGTCTCCGGCGCGCTGCGCCCGGGCGACCGGCTGCCCAAGGAGAGCGAACTCGCCGCCGACCTCGGCCTCTCGCGCAACTCCCTGCGGGAGGCGGTGCGCGCCCTGTCGCTGATCCGGATCCTGGACGTACGGCAGGGCGACGGCACGTACGTCACCAGCCTCGACCCGCAACTCCTGCTGGAGGCGCTGAGTTTCGTCGTCGACTTCCACCGCGACGACACGGTTCTGGAGTTCCTCGCCGTGCGCCGCATCCTGGAGCCGGCCGCGACCGCGATGGCGGCCTCGCGGATCAGCGAGCAGCAGCTGGACGCGCTGACGGCGCAGCTGGACAAGCTCGGCGAGGACCCGTCCGTGGAGGATCTCGTCGCCTGCGACCTGGAGTTCCACCGGGGCATCGTGCACAGCTCCGGCAACTCCGTGCTGTGCTCACTGCTCGACGGTCTCTCGGGTCCCACCACCCGGGCCCGCGTCTGGCGCGGCCTCACCCAGGAGGACGCCGTCGCCCGCACCCTGCGCGAGCACCGGGCGATCCTCGCCGCCCTGCGCGACCGGGACGCCGAGGCGGCGCGCTCGTGGGCGACCGTCCACATCGCGAGTGTGGAGCAGTGGCTGCGCTCCACGCTGTGA
- a CDS encoding PAC2 family protein, which translates to MIELEGVPELVDPVMVAAFEGWNDAGDAASTAVAHLDREWKGEVFAALDAEDYYDFQVNRPTVFMEAGVRKITWPTTRLSVVRVGGEKPRDLVLVRGIEPSMRWRSFCNELLGFAHELGVELVVVLGALLGDTPHTRPVPISGTTSDPDLARRMDLEETKYEGPTGIVGVLQEACTHAGVPAVSLWAAVPHYVSQPPNPKATLALLNRLEDLIDVRIPLGELPEDARAWQVGVDQLAAEDSEVAEYVQSLEEARDTAELPEASGDAIAREFERYLRRHDGGGPPGAGGHATADGSDSTSYLRDNPSGRARPPKPPKPGTDDEESSED; encoded by the coding sequence GTGATCGAGCTCGAGGGGGTTCCCGAGCTGGTCGACCCGGTCATGGTGGCCGCGTTCGAGGGCTGGAACGACGCCGGCGACGCCGCCTCCACCGCGGTCGCGCATCTGGACAGGGAATGGAAGGGCGAGGTCTTCGCGGCGCTGGACGCCGAGGACTACTACGACTTCCAGGTCAACCGCCCCACGGTGTTCATGGAAGCGGGCGTCCGCAAGATCACCTGGCCCACGACCAGGCTGTCGGTGGTCCGGGTCGGCGGTGAGAAGCCGCGCGACCTCGTCCTCGTCCGGGGCATCGAACCGTCCATGCGGTGGCGCTCGTTCTGCAACGAACTGCTGGGCTTCGCACACGAACTGGGCGTGGAGCTGGTGGTCGTCCTGGGCGCCCTGCTCGGCGACACCCCGCACACCCGTCCGGTTCCGATCAGCGGCACGACGTCCGACCCGGACCTGGCCCGCCGCATGGACCTGGAGGAGACCAAGTACGAGGGTCCCACGGGCATCGTCGGCGTCCTCCAGGAGGCGTGCACGCACGCGGGTGTCCCGGCCGTCTCGCTGTGGGCGGCAGTGCCGCACTACGTGTCGCAGCCGCCGAACCCGAAGGCGACGCTGGCCCTGCTGAACCGTCTTGAGGACCTGATCGACGTGCGCATCCCGCTCGGCGAGCTGCCCGAGGACGCGCGCGCCTGGCAGGTCGGCGTGGACCAGCTGGCCGCCGAGGACAGCGAGGTCGCCGAGTACGTCCAGTCGCTGGAGGAGGCGCGGGACACCGCCGAGCTGCCGGAGGCGTCCGGCGACGCCATCGCCCGGGAGTTCGAGCGCTATCTGCGGCGCCACGACGGCGGCGGACCGCCCGGGGCCGGCGGTCACGCCACGGCGGACGGCAGCGACAGCACGTCGTACCTGCGGGACAACCCCAGCGGCCGCGCCCGCCCGCCGAAGCCGCCCAAGCCGGGCACGGACGACGAGGAGTCGTCGGAGGACTGA